A stretch of the Ostrea edulis chromosome 9, xbOstEdul1.1, whole genome shotgun sequence genome encodes the following:
- the LOC125658490 gene encoding uncharacterized protein LOC125658490 isoform X5, translating into MKFSEHKLFMETARLPSPVQKWFGHQLEIRGIDSVIYSRHVIHLLQQDDEEIQDYVDLFFDSKADKKHQCKPGRYDKKKINSEERKKSAAIECLQAVSDEDNDIEKLVEELCHKLKTLEQHDGVDGTNGQEQNTSSSESDCSSSEFENPAERYYAAFPALQGNDNHTTPTESLSVWRNNPMTKSKPDQTGEMETGVAPKDNQPKHQQQDQLSPKTPQKKKDTVQKLHTRKSPSQREDACYKVCRFLSWPNETNDVENPDAQTSSLNDKERCSQVESMLKEMLLKKKEKPFKVQTPSNQGSPTENIDQTSYTEITRETSPRGTDGSVSPELQEDDSWYTQPIDILFTSEEPRQRLYKRNNSSSASPLQQKSGTSTPVSPNGSLTQQSFMEDDFLFHCSTSNTSETGFSDNFPADLSHSLFNPCEPEAVLDLDTALNPDQSSFLVFSPYDNLPHAATTTEREESPTDEFLTQSSTENNLNSLTTVSDLEDIDKRIEDLDLDETLAPETFLNHHYNEQIMNSPNNEDVYWDDNLQSYGFLPSATTWPSKVLVGDLTPGLCWGERNEGYSTDFYSHLKFGKIWQVWDVNYQKITGAYCSPLKNPLHTCYSDCVLFGLSSCWDPCNSDEQTEIWSSWGDYEKLKDSYGQSLITGDLGSVETYDDTILQEDPCNPLVMVDVDQDSVVCQLENQNSELIPQIQFDVVSEAGSDYDNVLSDGEDDQLANSEENHTYYRRSASFGDFQTMWSMVEHSPSKNFSLARSFELVPSERSAFVNVVQKKIHHVQSEPNLRRQRRDSLTISPTNEGRSCKSDSSSPEEHLYFSKKTHFQPIQSPVAQNTGSTYNLRDLFGGYAPSKTPYQKFQEDDTYEVDEKENSFIPMFKIRKDQGSLQATPQNLGECVNTCVDSGYEDLDQHVQEKEEAERVVFYDGPTTNKKQVGPWSMKYGFSSIQDMHPLEELAYEEAWQSVRTSKPHDYSDHAACACGKEPVAGDLQENASSDDVCKPPVHGWVIQEAWGSTPGIEGQSEAISKHSIWSSGHEDGVFSEMFYYSGHGEETAAEQYVMDDSSSSKVDDCSEEIERNLLKYHQDVVDKENENDCSVKIIDEPEQCDREADSDPYGQSFMELRSYFGDDLSEGSTARSDQQCAGLQDKENDPPKDDSDIVKVKLVIKKGKKKQDFEDLDTQPPLFMPMPVSAVYSCELEHAWMNNTDEECVSPQSVKGKRKPCTFFLEGNCRRTDCKFAHDLSHITCRFWEEGDCFKGELCPFLHGYSPYLTKTEGKKTSSAS; encoded by the exons ATGAAGTTTTCTGAACATAAGCTGTTCATGGAAACTGCGCGACTGCCGTCGCCAGTTCAGAAATGGTTTGGTCACCAGTTGGAAATTCGTGGCATCGACTCGGTTATTTATTCCAGACACGTAATTCACCTTCTCCAACAAGATGATGAGGAAATTCAGGACTATGTAGACCTCTTTTTCGATTCCAAAGCTGACAAAAAGCATCAATGCAAACCTGGCAGATATGAcaagaaaaaaattaactcTGAGGAGAGGAAAAAATCTGCAGCAATTGAATGTTTGCAGGCTGTGTCAGATGAG GACAATGATATAGAGAAACTTGTGGAGGAATTATGTCACAAACTGAAGACGCTGGAACAACATGATG GAGTGGATGGCACCAATGGCCAAGAACAGAACACAAGTTCATCAGAGAGTGACTGCAGCAGCTCAGAGTTTGAGAATCCTGCTGAAAG ATATTATGCTGCCTTCCCTGCCTTACAAGGAAATGATAACCACACCACTCCCACTGAATCCCTAAGTGTATGGAGGAACAACCCAATGACAAAGTCAAAACCAGACCAAACAGGAGAAATGGAGACAGGAGTAGCCCCGAAAGATAACCAACCAAAACACCAGCAGCAAGATCAATTATCACCCAAAACCCCCCAAAAGAAGAAAGATACTGTCCAGAAACTCCATACGAGGAAAAGCCCATCCCAAAGAGAAGATGCCTGTTACAAAGTCTGTCGCTTTCTGAGTTGGCCCAATGAAACTAATGATGTTGAAAATCCTGATGCCCAGACCAGCTCTTTGAATGATAAAGAGCGTTGTTCTCAAGTTGAAAGTATGCTGAAAGAAATGTTATTAAAGAAGAAAGAGAAACCCTTCAAAGTTCAAACTCCATCTAACCAAGGCAGTCCGACAGAGAACATAGATCAGACTAGTTATACAGAAATAACGAGGGAAACCAGTCCAAGAGGCACAGATGGGTCCGTAAGTCCAGAACTCCAAGAGGACGACTCCTGGTACACTCAGCCGATAGATATTTTGTTCACCTCTGAGGAACCCAGACAACGCCTATACAAAAGAAACAACAGTAGCTCTGCTTCACCTCTCCAACAGAAGTCTGGTACTAGCACTCCCGTCAGTCCAAATGGCAGTCTAACACAGCAATCTTTCATGGAggatgattttctttttcattgctCTACATCAAATACAAGTGAGACAGGATTTTCCGACAACTTTCCTGCTGATTTATCACACTCGCTGTTCAATCCGTGTGAGCCTGAAGCAGTATTAGATTTAGACACTGCTTTGAATCCAGATCAATCCAGCTTTTTAGTGTTTTCTCCATATGACAATCTTCCCCATGCAGCAACTACAACTGAGAGAGAAGAGAGCCCAACTGATGAATTCCTGACACAAAGTTCCACAGAAAATAATCTGAACAGCTTAACAACAGTAAGTGATCTGGAGGatattgataaaagaattgaaGACTTGGATTTAGATGAGACTTTGGCACCAGAGACTTTTTTGAACCATCATTACAATGAACAGATTATGAATTCTCCAAACAACGAAGATGTATACTGGGATGATAACTTGCAAAGTTATGGTTTCCTTCCCTCTGCAACAACTTGGCCATCAAAAGTTTTGGTGGGTGACTTGACACCAGGTTTGTGCTGGGGTGAAAGAAATGAAGGCTACTCAACAGATTTTTATAGCCATCTGAAGTTTGGGAAAATCTGGCAAGTGTGGGATGTGAATTATCAGAAGATAACTGGTGCATATTGCAGTCCGTTGAAGAATCCGCTGCACACCTGCTACAgtgactgtgtgttgtttggTTTGTCTTCCTGCTGGGATCCGTGCAACTCTGATGAACAGACAGAAATTTGGAGCTCCTGGGGCGATTACGAGAAATTGAAAGATTCCTATGGACAAAGTTTGATAACAGGGGACCTTGGCTCGGTTGAAACTTATGATGACACAATTTTGCAGGAGGACCCATGTAATCCCTTGGTAATGGTTGATGTGGATCAAGATTCAGTGGTTTGCCAGCTTGAGAATCAGAATAGTGAACTTATTCCCCAGATTCAGTTTGATGTTGTCTCTGAGGCTGGGAGTGACTATGATAATGTTCTGTCAGATGGGGAAGATGATCAACTTGCCAACAGTGAAGAAAACCATACCTACTACCGTCGAAGCGCATCTTTTGGCGATTTCCAGACAATGTGGTCTATGGTTGAGCATTCACCATCAAAGAACTTCAGCTTGGCGAGGAGTTTTGAACTGGTGCCTTCCGAGAGATCAGCTTTTGTTAATGTTGTCCAGAAGAAGATTCACCATGTACAAAGTGAACCTAATTTAAGACGCCAAAGAAGAGATTCTTTGACTATCAGTCCAACTAACGAAGGTCGAAGTTGCAAGTCAGACTCCAGCTCACCGGAGGAACACTTGTATTTTTCTAAGAAAACCCACTTCCAACCCATCCAGTCTCCAGTCGCTCAGAATACAGGTTCCACATACAACTTGAGGGACTTGTTTGGTGGTTATGCTCCATCAAAAACACCTTATCAGAAATTCCAGGAAGATGATACCTATGAAGttgatgaaaaagaaaattcttttATTCCGATGTTCAAGATTCGAAAGGATCAGG GTTCATTGCAAGCAACACCACAGAATCTTGGAGAGTGTGTCAACACCTGTGTGGACTCGGGATATGAAGATCTAGATCAGCATGTTCAAGAGAAAGAAGAGGCAGAGAGGGTTGTTTTCTATGATGGTCCTACCACAAACAAAAAGCAGGTGGGTCCATGGTCTATGAAATATGGATTTTCTTCAATACAGGACATGCACCCCCTTGAGGAGCTAGCTTATGAGGAAGCCTGGCAGTCTGTGCGCACATCAAAGCCACATGATTACTCTGACCATGCTGCGTGTGCCTGTGGAAAGGAACCAGTTGCTGGAGATTTGCAGGAAAATGCTAGCAGTGATGATGTCTGCAAGCCACCTGTGCATGGATGGGTAATTCAAGAGGCCTGGGGGTCGACTCCTGGAATCGAAGGTCAATCTGAGGCAATCTCTAAACACAGCATCTGGAGCAGTGGGCACGAAGATGGAGTCTTCTctgaaatgttttattattcAGGACATGGTGAAGAAACTGCTGCAGAACAATATGTCATGGACGATAGTTCTAGTTCCAAGGTGGATGACTGTTCTGAAGAAATTGAACGTAATCTATTGAAGTATCACCAAGATGTAGTCgacaaagaaaatgaaaatgactGTAGCGTGAAGATTATTGACGAGCCTGAGCAGTGTGATCGTGAAGCGGATTCTGATCCTTATGGCCAATCTTTTATGGAGCTGAGATCATACTTTGGAGATGATTTATCTGAGGGAAGCACAGCTAGATCTGATCAACAGTGTGCTGGTCTGCAAGATAAAGAAAATGATCCTCCCAAAGATGATTCTGATATAGTCAAAGTGAAACTGGTCATAAAGAAAGGAAAAAAGAAACAAGATTTTGAGGATTTAGACACTCAA
- the LOC125658490 gene encoding uncharacterized protein LOC125658490 isoform X6, protein MKFSEHKLFMETARLPSPVQKWFGHQLEIRGIDSVIYSRHVIHLLQQDDEEIQDYVDLFFDSKADKKHQCKPGRYDKKKINSEERKKSAAIECLQAVSDEDNDIEKLVEELCHKLKTLEQHDGVDGTNGQEQNTSSSESDCSSSEFENPAERYYAAFPALQGNDNHTTPTESLSVWRNNPMTKSKPDQTGEMETGVAPKDNQPKHQQQDQLSPKTPQKKKDTVQKLHTRKSPSQREDACYKVCRFLSWPNETNDVENPDAQTSSLNDKERCSQVESMLKEMLLKKKEKPFKVQTPSNQGSPTENIDQTSYTEITRETSPRGTDGSVSPELQEDDSWYTQPIDILFTSEEPRQRLYKRNNSSSASPLQQKSGTSTPVSPNGSLTQQSFMEDDFLFHCSTSNTSETGFSDNFPADLSHSLFNPCEPEAVLDLDTALNPDQSSFLVFSPYDNLPHAATTTEREESPTDEFLTQSSTENNLNSLTTVSDLEDIDKRIEDLDLDETLAPETFLNHHYNEQIMNSPNNEDVYWDDNLQSYGFLPSATTWPSKVLVGDLTPGLCWGERNEGYSTDFYSHLKFGKIWQVWDVNYQKITGAYCSPLKNPLHTCYSDCVLFGLSSCWDPCNSDEQTEIWSSWGDYEKLKDSYGQSLITGDLGSVETYDDTILQEDPCNPLVMVDVDQDSVVCQLENQNSELIPQIQFDVVSEAGSDYDNVLSDGEDDQLANSEENHTYYRRSASFGDFQTMWSMVEHSPSKNFSLARSFELVPSERSAFVNVVQKKIHHVQSEPNLRRQRRDSLTISPTNEGRSCKSDSSSPEEHLYFSKKTHFQPIQSPVAQNTGSTYNLRDLFGGYAPSKTPYQKFQEDDTYEVDEKENSFIPMFKIRKDQGKYIQANLESTDDDAEATECDGTAVNHQQFEQDRQIFSLFGYVENFTGSLQATPQNLGECVNTCVDSGYEDLDQHVQEKEEAERVVFYDGPTTNKKQVGPWSMKYGFSSIQDMHPLEELAYEEAWQSVRTSKPHDYSDHAACACGKEPVAGDLQENASSDDVCKPPVHGWVIQEAWGSTPGIEGQSEAISKHSIWSSGHEDGVFSEMFYYSGHGEETAAEQYVMDDSSSSKVDDCSEEIERNLLKYHQDVVDKENENDCSVKIIDEPEQCDREADSDPYGQSFMELRSYFGDDLSEGSTARSDQQCAGLQDKENDPPKDDSDIVKVKLVIKKGKKKQDFEDLDTQPPLFMPMPVSAVYSCELEHAWMNNTDEECVSPQSVKERQREKRQAQQVE, encoded by the exons ATGAAGTTTTCTGAACATAAGCTGTTCATGGAAACTGCGCGACTGCCGTCGCCAGTTCAGAAATGGTTTGGTCACCAGTTGGAAATTCGTGGCATCGACTCGGTTATTTATTCCAGACACGTAATTCACCTTCTCCAACAAGATGATGAGGAAATTCAGGACTATGTAGACCTCTTTTTCGATTCCAAAGCTGACAAAAAGCATCAATGCAAACCTGGCAGATATGAcaagaaaaaaattaactcTGAGGAGAGGAAAAAATCTGCAGCAATTGAATGTTTGCAGGCTGTGTCAGATGAG GACAATGATATAGAGAAACTTGTGGAGGAATTATGTCACAAACTGAAGACGCTGGAACAACATGATG GAGTGGATGGCACCAATGGCCAAGAACAGAACACAAGTTCATCAGAGAGTGACTGCAGCAGCTCAGAGTTTGAGAATCCTGCTGAAAG ATATTATGCTGCCTTCCCTGCCTTACAAGGAAATGATAACCACACCACTCCCACTGAATCCCTAAGTGTATGGAGGAACAACCCAATGACAAAGTCAAAACCAGACCAAACAGGAGAAATGGAGACAGGAGTAGCCCCGAAAGATAACCAACCAAAACACCAGCAGCAAGATCAATTATCACCCAAAACCCCCCAAAAGAAGAAAGATACTGTCCAGAAACTCCATACGAGGAAAAGCCCATCCCAAAGAGAAGATGCCTGTTACAAAGTCTGTCGCTTTCTGAGTTGGCCCAATGAAACTAATGATGTTGAAAATCCTGATGCCCAGACCAGCTCTTTGAATGATAAAGAGCGTTGTTCTCAAGTTGAAAGTATGCTGAAAGAAATGTTATTAAAGAAGAAAGAGAAACCCTTCAAAGTTCAAACTCCATCTAACCAAGGCAGTCCGACAGAGAACATAGATCAGACTAGTTATACAGAAATAACGAGGGAAACCAGTCCAAGAGGCACAGATGGGTCCGTAAGTCCAGAACTCCAAGAGGACGACTCCTGGTACACTCAGCCGATAGATATTTTGTTCACCTCTGAGGAACCCAGACAACGCCTATACAAAAGAAACAACAGTAGCTCTGCTTCACCTCTCCAACAGAAGTCTGGTACTAGCACTCCCGTCAGTCCAAATGGCAGTCTAACACAGCAATCTTTCATGGAggatgattttctttttcattgctCTACATCAAATACAAGTGAGACAGGATTTTCCGACAACTTTCCTGCTGATTTATCACACTCGCTGTTCAATCCGTGTGAGCCTGAAGCAGTATTAGATTTAGACACTGCTTTGAATCCAGATCAATCCAGCTTTTTAGTGTTTTCTCCATATGACAATCTTCCCCATGCAGCAACTACAACTGAGAGAGAAGAGAGCCCAACTGATGAATTCCTGACACAAAGTTCCACAGAAAATAATCTGAACAGCTTAACAACAGTAAGTGATCTGGAGGatattgataaaagaattgaaGACTTGGATTTAGATGAGACTTTGGCACCAGAGACTTTTTTGAACCATCATTACAATGAACAGATTATGAATTCTCCAAACAACGAAGATGTATACTGGGATGATAACTTGCAAAGTTATGGTTTCCTTCCCTCTGCAACAACTTGGCCATCAAAAGTTTTGGTGGGTGACTTGACACCAGGTTTGTGCTGGGGTGAAAGAAATGAAGGCTACTCAACAGATTTTTATAGCCATCTGAAGTTTGGGAAAATCTGGCAAGTGTGGGATGTGAATTATCAGAAGATAACTGGTGCATATTGCAGTCCGTTGAAGAATCCGCTGCACACCTGCTACAgtgactgtgtgttgtttggTTTGTCTTCCTGCTGGGATCCGTGCAACTCTGATGAACAGACAGAAATTTGGAGCTCCTGGGGCGATTACGAGAAATTGAAAGATTCCTATGGACAAAGTTTGATAACAGGGGACCTTGGCTCGGTTGAAACTTATGATGACACAATTTTGCAGGAGGACCCATGTAATCCCTTGGTAATGGTTGATGTGGATCAAGATTCAGTGGTTTGCCAGCTTGAGAATCAGAATAGTGAACTTATTCCCCAGATTCAGTTTGATGTTGTCTCTGAGGCTGGGAGTGACTATGATAATGTTCTGTCAGATGGGGAAGATGATCAACTTGCCAACAGTGAAGAAAACCATACCTACTACCGTCGAAGCGCATCTTTTGGCGATTTCCAGACAATGTGGTCTATGGTTGAGCATTCACCATCAAAGAACTTCAGCTTGGCGAGGAGTTTTGAACTGGTGCCTTCCGAGAGATCAGCTTTTGTTAATGTTGTCCAGAAGAAGATTCACCATGTACAAAGTGAACCTAATTTAAGACGCCAAAGAAGAGATTCTTTGACTATCAGTCCAACTAACGAAGGTCGAAGTTGCAAGTCAGACTCCAGCTCACCGGAGGAACACTTGTATTTTTCTAAGAAAACCCACTTCCAACCCATCCAGTCTCCAGTCGCTCAGAATACAGGTTCCACATACAACTTGAGGGACTTGTTTGGTGGTTATGCTCCATCAAAAACACCTTATCAGAAATTCCAGGAAGATGATACCTATGAAGttgatgaaaaagaaaattcttttATTCCGATGTTCAAGATTCGAAAGGATCAGGGTAAATATATACAGGCTAACTTAGAATCTACTGATGATGATGCAGAAGCAACAGAATGTGATGGAACTGCAGTAAACCATCAGCAGTTTGAACAAGATAGGCAGATCTTCAGTTTATTTGGATATGTTGAAAATTTTACAGGTTCATTGCAAGCAACACCACAGAATCTTGGAGAGTGTGTCAACACCTGTGTGGACTCGGGATATGAAGATCTAGATCAGCATGTTCAAGAGAAAGAAGAGGCAGAGAGGGTTGTTTTCTATGATGGTCCTACCACAAACAAAAAGCAGGTGGGTCCATGGTCTATGAAATATGGATTTTCTTCAATACAGGACATGCACCCCCTTGAGGAGCTAGCTTATGAGGAAGCCTGGCAGTCTGTGCGCACATCAAAGCCACATGATTACTCTGACCATGCTGCGTGTGCCTGTGGAAAGGAACCAGTTGCTGGAGATTTGCAGGAAAATGCTAGCAGTGATGATGTCTGCAAGCCACCTGTGCATGGATGGGTAATTCAAGAGGCCTGGGGGTCGACTCCTGGAATCGAAGGTCAATCTGAGGCAATCTCTAAACACAGCATCTGGAGCAGTGGGCACGAAGATGGAGTCTTCTctgaaatgttttattattcAGGACATGGTGAAGAAACTGCTGCAGAACAATATGTCATGGACGATAGTTCTAGTTCCAAGGTGGATGACTGTTCTGAAGAAATTGAACGTAATCTATTGAAGTATCACCAAGATGTAGTCgacaaagaaaatgaaaatgactGTAGCGTGAAGATTATTGACGAGCCTGAGCAGTGTGATCGTGAAGCGGATTCTGATCCTTATGGCCAATCTTTTATGGAGCTGAGATCATACTTTGGAGATGATTTATCTGAGGGAAGCACAGCTAGATCTGATCAACAGTGTGCTGGTCTGCAAGATAAAGAAAATGATCCTCCCAAAGATGATTCTGATATAGTCAAAGTGAAACTGGTCATAAAGAAAGGAAAAAAGAAACAAGATTTTGAGGATTTAGACACTCAA
- the LOC125658490 gene encoding uncharacterized protein LOC125658490 isoform X7, translated as MKFSEHKLFMETARLPSPVQKWFGHQLEIRGIDSVIYSRHVIHLLQQDDEEIQDYVDLFFDSKADKKHQCKPGRYDKKKINSEERKKSAAIECLQAVSDEDNDIEKLVEELCHKLKTLEQHDGVDGTNGQEQNTSSSESDCSSSEFENPAERYYAAFPALQGNDNHTTPTESLSVWRNNPMTKSKPDQTGEMETGVAPKDNQPKHQQQDQLSPKTPQKKKDTVQKLHTRKSPSQREDACYKVCRFLSWPNETNDVENPDAQTSSLNDKERCSQVESMLKEMLLKKKEKPFKVQTPSNQGSPTENIDQTSYTEITRETSPRGTDGSVSPELQEDDSWYTQPIDILFTSEEPRQRLYKRNNSSSASPLQQKSGTSTPVSPNGSLTQQSFMEDDFLFHCSTSNTSETGFSDNFPADLSHSLFNPCEPEAVLDLDTALNPDQSSFLVFSPYDNLPHAATTTEREESPTDEFLTQSSTENNLNSLTTVSDLEDIDKRIEDLDLDETLAPETFLNHHYNEQIMNSPNNEDVYWDDNLQSYGFLPSATTWPSKVLVGDLTPGLCWGERNEGYSTDFYSHLKFGKIWQVWDVNYQKITGAYCSPLKNPLHTCYSDCVLFGLSSCWDPCNSDEQTEIWSSWGDYEKLKDSYGQSLITGDLGSVETYDDTILQEDPCNPLVMVDVDQDSVVCQLENQNSELIPQIQFDVVSEAGSDYDNVLSDGEDDQLANSEENHTYYRRSASFGDFQTMWSMVEHSPSKNFSLARSFELVPSERSAFVNVVQKKIHHVQSEPNLRRQRRDSLTISPTNEGRSCKSDSSSPEEHLYFSKKTHFQPIQSPVAQNTGSTYNLRDLFGGYAPSKTPYQKFQEDDTYEVDEKENSFIPMFKIRKDQGSLQATPQNLGECVNTCVDSGYEDLDQHVQEKEEAERVVFYDGPTTNKKQVGPWSMKYGFSSIQDMHPLEELAYEEAWQSVRTSKPHDYSDHAACACGKEPVAGDLQENASSDDVCKPPVHGWVIQEAWGSTPGIEGQSEAISKHSIWSSGHEDGVFSEMFYYSGHGEETAAEQYVMDDSSSSKVDDCSEEIERNLLKYHQDVVDKENENDCSVKIIDEPEQCDREADSDPYGQSFMELRSYFGDDLSEGSTARSDQQCAGLQDKENDPPKDDSDIVKVKLVIKKGKKKQDFEDLDTQPPLFMPMPVSAVYSCELEHAWMNNTDEECVSPQSVKERQREKRQAQQVE; from the exons ATGAAGTTTTCTGAACATAAGCTGTTCATGGAAACTGCGCGACTGCCGTCGCCAGTTCAGAAATGGTTTGGTCACCAGTTGGAAATTCGTGGCATCGACTCGGTTATTTATTCCAGACACGTAATTCACCTTCTCCAACAAGATGATGAGGAAATTCAGGACTATGTAGACCTCTTTTTCGATTCCAAAGCTGACAAAAAGCATCAATGCAAACCTGGCAGATATGAcaagaaaaaaattaactcTGAGGAGAGGAAAAAATCTGCAGCAATTGAATGTTTGCAGGCTGTGTCAGATGAG GACAATGATATAGAGAAACTTGTGGAGGAATTATGTCACAAACTGAAGACGCTGGAACAACATGATG GAGTGGATGGCACCAATGGCCAAGAACAGAACACAAGTTCATCAGAGAGTGACTGCAGCAGCTCAGAGTTTGAGAATCCTGCTGAAAG ATATTATGCTGCCTTCCCTGCCTTACAAGGAAATGATAACCACACCACTCCCACTGAATCCCTAAGTGTATGGAGGAACAACCCAATGACAAAGTCAAAACCAGACCAAACAGGAGAAATGGAGACAGGAGTAGCCCCGAAAGATAACCAACCAAAACACCAGCAGCAAGATCAATTATCACCCAAAACCCCCCAAAAGAAGAAAGATACTGTCCAGAAACTCCATACGAGGAAAAGCCCATCCCAAAGAGAAGATGCCTGTTACAAAGTCTGTCGCTTTCTGAGTTGGCCCAATGAAACTAATGATGTTGAAAATCCTGATGCCCAGACCAGCTCTTTGAATGATAAAGAGCGTTGTTCTCAAGTTGAAAGTATGCTGAAAGAAATGTTATTAAAGAAGAAAGAGAAACCCTTCAAAGTTCAAACTCCATCTAACCAAGGCAGTCCGACAGAGAACATAGATCAGACTAGTTATACAGAAATAACGAGGGAAACCAGTCCAAGAGGCACAGATGGGTCCGTAAGTCCAGAACTCCAAGAGGACGACTCCTGGTACACTCAGCCGATAGATATTTTGTTCACCTCTGAGGAACCCAGACAACGCCTATACAAAAGAAACAACAGTAGCTCTGCTTCACCTCTCCAACAGAAGTCTGGTACTAGCACTCCCGTCAGTCCAAATGGCAGTCTAACACAGCAATCTTTCATGGAggatgattttctttttcattgctCTACATCAAATACAAGTGAGACAGGATTTTCCGACAACTTTCCTGCTGATTTATCACACTCGCTGTTCAATCCGTGTGAGCCTGAAGCAGTATTAGATTTAGACACTGCTTTGAATCCAGATCAATCCAGCTTTTTAGTGTTTTCTCCATATGACAATCTTCCCCATGCAGCAACTACAACTGAGAGAGAAGAGAGCCCAACTGATGAATTCCTGACACAAAGTTCCACAGAAAATAATCTGAACAGCTTAACAACAGTAAGTGATCTGGAGGatattgataaaagaattgaaGACTTGGATTTAGATGAGACTTTGGCACCAGAGACTTTTTTGAACCATCATTACAATGAACAGATTATGAATTCTCCAAACAACGAAGATGTATACTGGGATGATAACTTGCAAAGTTATGGTTTCCTTCCCTCTGCAACAACTTGGCCATCAAAAGTTTTGGTGGGTGACTTGACACCAGGTTTGTGCTGGGGTGAAAGAAATGAAGGCTACTCAACAGATTTTTATAGCCATCTGAAGTTTGGGAAAATCTGGCAAGTGTGGGATGTGAATTATCAGAAGATAACTGGTGCATATTGCAGTCCGTTGAAGAATCCGCTGCACACCTGCTACAgtgactgtgtgttgtttggTTTGTCTTCCTGCTGGGATCCGTGCAACTCTGATGAACAGACAGAAATTTGGAGCTCCTGGGGCGATTACGAGAAATTGAAAGATTCCTATGGACAAAGTTTGATAACAGGGGACCTTGGCTCGGTTGAAACTTATGATGACACAATTTTGCAGGAGGACCCATGTAATCCCTTGGTAATGGTTGATGTGGATCAAGATTCAGTGGTTTGCCAGCTTGAGAATCAGAATAGTGAACTTATTCCCCAGATTCAGTTTGATGTTGTCTCTGAGGCTGGGAGTGACTATGATAATGTTCTGTCAGATGGGGAAGATGATCAACTTGCCAACAGTGAAGAAAACCATACCTACTACCGTCGAAGCGCATCTTTTGGCGATTTCCAGACAATGTGGTCTATGGTTGAGCATTCACCATCAAAGAACTTCAGCTTGGCGAGGAGTTTTGAACTGGTGCCTTCCGAGAGATCAGCTTTTGTTAATGTTGTCCAGAAGAAGATTCACCATGTACAAAGTGAACCTAATTTAAGACGCCAAAGAAGAGATTCTTTGACTATCAGTCCAACTAACGAAGGTCGAAGTTGCAAGTCAGACTCCAGCTCACCGGAGGAACACTTGTATTTTTCTAAGAAAACCCACTTCCAACCCATCCAGTCTCCAGTCGCTCAGAATACAGGTTCCACATACAACTTGAGGGACTTGTTTGGTGGTTATGCTCCATCAAAAACACCTTATCAGAAATTCCAGGAAGATGATACCTATGAAGttgatgaaaaagaaaattcttttATTCCGATGTTCAAGATTCGAAAGGATCAGG GTTCATTGCAAGCAACACCACAGAATCTTGGAGAGTGTGTCAACACCTGTGTGGACTCGGGATATGAAGATCTAGATCAGCATGTTCAAGAGAAAGAAGAGGCAGAGAGGGTTGTTTTCTATGATGGTCCTACCACAAACAAAAAGCAGGTGGGTCCATGGTCTATGAAATATGGATTTTCTTCAATACAGGACATGCACCCCCTTGAGGAGCTAGCTTATGAGGAAGCCTGGCAGTCTGTGCGCACATCAAAGCCACATGATTACTCTGACCATGCTGCGTGTGCCTGTGGAAAGGAACCAGTTGCTGGAGATTTGCAGGAAAATGCTAGCAGTGATGATGTCTGCAAGCCACCTGTGCATGGATGGGTAATTCAAGAGGCCTGGGGGTCGACTCCTGGAATCGAAGGTCAATCTGAGGCAATCTCTAAACACAGCATCTGGAGCAGTGGGCACGAAGATGGAGTCTTCTctgaaatgttttattattcAGGACATGGTGAAGAAACTGCTGCAGAACAATATGTCATGGACGATAGTTCTAGTTCCAAGGTGGATGACTGTTCTGAAGAAATTGAACGTAATCTATTGAAGTATCACCAAGATGTAGTCgacaaagaaaatgaaaatgactGTAGCGTGAAGATTATTGACGAGCCTGAGCAGTGTGATCGTGAAGCGGATTCTGATCCTTATGGCCAATCTTTTATGGAGCTGAGATCATACTTTGGAGATGATTTATCTGAGGGAAGCACAGCTAGATCTGATCAACAGTGTGCTGGTCTGCAAGATAAAGAAAATGATCCTCCCAAAGATGATTCTGATATAGTCAAAGTGAAACTGGTCATAAAGAAAGGAAAAAAGAAACAAGATTTTGAGGATTTAGACACTCAA